A portion of the Eubacterium maltosivorans genome contains these proteins:
- a CDS encoding DUF6376 family protein, whose protein sequence is MKVKKKLFMSALAVLVTSLVFAGCGSKDGPAGKAEYLGFLGGQFTSMTSTVQSIQDKLSGFTEDSLSDSAWVADMDKQLDQVDKACDAIISYDKVPQDYTELHSKLTNMANQLKPAVAAYKTGIENKDYDALSSANEQVRTAAASLQAYIPELKNLLSGQN, encoded by the coding sequence ATGAAAGTTAAAAAGAAGCTTTTTATGTCTGCCCTGGCTGTCCTTGTAACCTCGTTGGTATTTGCCGGCTGCGGCAGCAAGGACGGACCAGCGGGAAAGGCTGAGTACCTTGGATTTCTGGGCGGTCAGTTTACCTCGATGACCAGCACTGTTCAGAGTATTCAGGATAAGTTGTCGGGATTTACGGAGGATTCTCTGTCCGACAGCGCATGGGTAGCGGATATGGATAAGCAGCTGGACCAGGTCGATAAAGCATGTGACGCCATTATCAGCTATGATAAGGTACCGCAGGATTATACGGAGCTTCACAGTAAGCTCACCAATATGGCGAATCAGCTTAAACCGGCGGTGGCAGCGTATAAAACAGGAATTGAAAATAAGGATTATGATGCACTGTCCTCGGCCAACGAGCAGGTGAGAACTGCGGCGGCTTCACTTCAAGCGTATATCCCTGAGCTTAAAAATTTGCTGAGTGGTCAAAATTAG
- a CDS encoding MarR family winged helix-turn-helix transcriptional regulator has product MMFFKNISIIYRHSEILFQKRLSGMQLNNTEQSILLYLKHNDGVNQHAIARFFQFNKTTVAKTLSALEDMGLIKRETNCESKREKCVYLTEAGDKAVVAIKESRRQLEEEVMAEFTEEEKVLFDELSERIAVKVWKLNQESDG; this is encoded by the coding sequence ATGATGTTTTTTAAAAATATCTCAATCATTTACCGCCACAGCGAGATTTTATTTCAAAAACGCCTGAGCGGTATGCAGCTCAATAATACAGAGCAGTCCATTCTCTTGTATTTAAAACACAATGACGGTGTTAACCAGCATGCCATTGCACGTTTTTTTCAGTTTAATAAAACCACTGTGGCGAAAACTCTGTCAGCCCTGGAGGATATGGGGCTTATTAAGCGTGAAACCAACTGTGAGAGCAAGCGTGAAAAGTGTGTTTATCTGACAGAGGCCGGCGATAAGGCAGTGGTTGCCATTAAGGAAAGCAGAAGGCAGCTGGAGGAGGAAGTGATGGCAGAATTTACAGAAGAGGAAAAGGTTTTGTTTGACGAGCTGTCAGAAAGGATTGCAGTTAAAGTTTGGAAGCTTAATCAGGAAAGTGACGGTTAA